One window of the Gemmatimonadota bacterium genome contains the following:
- a CDS encoding prepilin-type N-terminal cleavage/methylation domain-containing protein, which yields MKRVSHRQRANGERGFSLVELMIAMVVLGIGLLSLAGLFPLAMERVAAGDLDSRATFHAEAKLEELKNVPWLQLSGQSGTDSPDGRYQRAWSVDDDVPAVGMKRLGVVVSWSDNHSPRQVTLATFVSDSGV from the coding sequence ATGAAACGCGTGTCGCATCGGCAGCGTGCAAACGGTGAGCGGGGGTTCTCGCTGGTTGAGTTGATGATCGCGATGGTCGTCCTGGGGATTGGCCTGCTCTCACTGGCCGGTCTCTTTCCGCTGGCGATGGAGCGTGTGGCCGCCGGGGATCTGGACTCGCGGGCGACCTTTCATGCCGAGGCCAAGCTGGAGGAACTGAAGAATGTACCGTGGCTGCAGTTGTCCGGGCAATCCGGGACCGACTCCCCGGACGGCAGATACCAGAGGGCGTGGAGTGTGGATGATGATGTTCCGGCGGTAGGAATGAAGCGGCTTGGAGTCGTGGTTTCATGGTCCGACAATCACTCCCCGCGCCAGGTGACGCTGGCCACCTTCGTTTCCGATTCCGGCGTTTGA